One Streptosporangium sp. NBC_01495 DNA window includes the following coding sequences:
- a CDS encoding 2,3,4,5-tetrahydropyridine-2,6-dicarboxylate N-succinyltransferase, whose amino-acid sequence MIQSDASPLPAAVDELWWRRAELSPADTEARAVVVSAVDMLDSGKARVAEVSRTGEVVVDERARRAVMLAFRVLGAARSQVGDFHHHDRVPLKTSVEGVRVVPGAIARWGSYLAPGVVLMPSFVDIGAHVDEGSTVGTWASIGSCAQIGRNVHLSGGAGVGETGGRDGAEDSRAIGEPPRAVPAIVEDGALIGGRAVITDGARVGRGAVIAAGTILSASTPVVDARTGEELDRGRVPGWCVATGGTHRREFPGGAFGLSCVLVLERLAEGHRPGRAELDRILHG is encoded by the coding sequence ATGATCCAGAGCGATGCCAGCCCGCTGCCCGCGGCCGTCGACGAGCTGTGGTGGCGCAGGGCCGAGTTGAGTCCCGCCGACACCGAGGCGCGCGCCGTCGTCGTGAGCGCGGTGGACATGCTCGACAGCGGCAAGGCCCGGGTGGCCGAGGTCTCCCGTACCGGCGAGGTGGTCGTGGACGAGCGCGCCCGGCGGGCCGTCATGCTCGCGTTCCGGGTGCTCGGCGCGGCCAGGTCCCAGGTGGGCGACTTCCACCATCACGACCGGGTCCCGCTGAAGACCTCCGTCGAGGGGGTACGCGTCGTGCCGGGGGCGATCGCCCGCTGGGGCTCCTACCTGGCGCCGGGCGTCGTGTTGATGCCCTCGTTCGTCGACATCGGAGCCCACGTGGACGAGGGCAGCACGGTGGGCACGTGGGCCTCGATCGGCTCGTGCGCCCAGATCGGCAGGAACGTCCACCTGTCCGGGGGAGCGGGCGTCGGGGAGACCGGCGGCCGGGACGGCGCGGAGGACTCCCGCGCCATTGGGGAGCCGCCCCGGGCGGTGCCCGCGATCGTCGAGGACGGCGCGCTGATCGGCGGCCGGGCCGTGATCACCGACGGGGCCCGCGTGGGCCGGGGCGCCGTGATCGCCGCCGGGACGATCCTGTCGGCCTCGACCCCGGTCGTCGACGCGCGGACGGGCGAGGAACTGGACCGCGGGCGCGTCCCCGGCTGGTGCGTGGCGACCGGAGGCACCCACCGGCGCGAGTTTCCCGGCGGCGCCTTCGGCCTGAGCTGCGTCCTGGTGCTCGAGCGCCTGGCGGAGGGCCACAGGCCCGGCAGGGCCGAACTCGACCGGATCCTGCACGGATAG
- the dapE gene encoding succinyl-diaminopimelate desuccinylase, whose translation MSTRLDLTQDVGELTARIVDVESVSGGEKALADAVEEALRPLRHLAVERDGESIVARTRLGRGERVVIAGHLDTVPVVGNLPSRVEGDRLYGCGTSDMKAGVAVALKLAAALSEPSRDVTYVFYDCEEIESERNGLLRLSRRHPDWLAGDFAVLMEPTDGVIEGGCQGTLRAQVVIRGKRSHSARSWFGVNAIHAAQPVLAILNAYEARLPVVDGLEYHEGLNAVGIGGGVAGNVIPDECVVTVNYRFAPDLSLDDARAHVSEVFEGYEVRFTDAAPAARPGLTHPTALAFVHAVGGTPRAKLGWTDVSLFSGLGVPAVNYGPGDPNLAHQKDEFVSLKKIADCERGMLGWLS comes from the coding sequence ATGAGTACGCGTCTGGACCTCACACAGGATGTCGGGGAGCTCACCGCCCGGATCGTGGACGTCGAGTCGGTCAGCGGCGGTGAGAAGGCCCTGGCCGACGCCGTGGAGGAGGCACTGCGTCCGCTCCGGCACCTGGCCGTCGAGCGCGACGGCGAGTCGATCGTGGCCCGCACCCGCCTGGGCCGCGGCGAGCGGGTGGTGATCGCCGGACACCTCGACACCGTCCCCGTCGTCGGCAACCTGCCCAGCCGGGTCGAGGGCGATCGGCTGTACGGCTGCGGCACCTCGGACATGAAGGCCGGTGTCGCGGTCGCCCTGAAACTGGCGGCCGCTCTTTCCGAGCCCAGCAGGGACGTGACCTACGTCTTCTACGACTGCGAGGAGATCGAGTCCGAGCGCAACGGCCTGCTCCGGCTCAGCCGCAGGCATCCCGACTGGCTCGCCGGGGACTTCGCGGTGCTCATGGAGCCCACCGACGGCGTGATCGAGGGCGGCTGTCAGGGCACGCTCCGGGCCCAGGTCGTCATCCGGGGCAAGCGGTCGCACAGTGCCAGGTCCTGGTTCGGGGTCAACGCCATCCACGCCGCCCAGCCGGTGCTCGCGATCCTGAACGCCTACGAGGCCAGGCTTCCCGTCGTGGACGGGCTGGAGTACCACGAGGGCCTGAACGCGGTGGGCATCGGCGGCGGCGTCGCGGGCAACGTGATCCCGGACGAGTGCGTGGTGACCGTGAACTACCGATTCGCCCCCGACCTGTCGCTGGACGACGCGCGCGCCCACGTGAGCGAGGTGTTCGAGGGGTACGAGGTCCGCTTCACCGACGCCGCCCCCGCCGCGCGGCCCGGCCTGACCCATCCGACGGCGCTGGCCTTCGTCCACGCCGTCGGCGGCACGCCGCGGGCCAAGCTCGGCTGGACCGACGTCTCGCTCTTCTCCGGCCTGGGCGTGCCCGCGGTCAACTACGGTCCCGGCGATCCGAATCTGGCGCACCAGAAGGACGAGTTCGTCTCGTTGAAGAAGATCGCCGACTGCGAGCGCGGAATGCTCGGCTGGCTGTCCTGA
- a CDS encoding TIGR00730 family Rossman fold protein produces the protein MKKTRPERRQGAAVVRGDLVSDSTHDQRLLDRRGPADWLHMDPWRVLRIQAEFVEGFGQLAELPQAVTVFGSARTPVDSPEYEMGIQLGRKLSEAGYAVITGGGPGCMEAANKGAVEADGISVGLGIELPFEQSMNEYVDLGIEFRYFFVRKTMFVKYSCGFVTLPGGFGTMDELFEALTLVQTQKVTSFPVVLMGTEFWGGLIDWIKNTLVGTGKISPADVDLIHVTDDVDEAVRIITEADNKRGGQLEGERKAVMTTVGDAE, from the coding sequence ATGAAGAAAACACGTCCGGAACGTCGCCAGGGAGCCGCCGTGGTTCGCGGCGATCTCGTCTCCGACTCCACCCACGACCAGCGGCTTCTTGATCGAAGGGGTCCGGCCGACTGGCTGCACATGGATCCGTGGCGGGTGCTGCGCATCCAGGCCGAGTTCGTGGAGGGCTTCGGCCAGCTCGCCGAACTGCCCCAGGCGGTGACCGTCTTCGGATCCGCGCGCACCCCCGTGGACAGTCCCGAGTACGAGATGGGGATCCAGCTGGGCCGGAAGCTGTCCGAGGCGGGCTACGCCGTGATCACCGGTGGCGGCCCCGGCTGCATGGAGGCCGCCAACAAAGGGGCCGTGGAGGCGGACGGCATCTCGGTGGGCCTGGGCATCGAGCTGCCCTTCGAGCAGAGCATGAACGAGTACGTCGACCTCGGCATCGAGTTCCGCTACTTCTTCGTCCGCAAGACCATGTTCGTGAAGTACTCCTGCGGATTCGTCACGCTGCCCGGCGGTTTCGGCACCATGGACGAGCTCTTCGAGGCGCTCACCCTGGTCCAGACCCAGAAGGTCACCTCTTTCCCCGTGGTGCTGATGGGGACGGAGTTCTGGGGCGGCCTGATCGACTGGATCAAGAACACCCTCGTGGGGACGGGCAAGATCTCTCCGGCGGATGTGGATCTCATTCACGTCACCGACGACGTGGACGAGGCGGTCCGGATCATCACGGAGGCCGACAACAAGAGGGGCGGTCAACTGGAAGGCGAGCGGAAGGCGGTCATGACCACGGTCGGCGATGCCGAATAG
- a CDS encoding TIGR00730 family Rossman fold protein: MFICVFLASSQKIDKKYPELAEQVGTELARRGHGLVSGGARVSCMGAVARAARAGGARTIGVIPQSLVDIELADEEADELVVTTDMRERKGVMDARSDAFLVLPGGIGTLEELFEIWTSRTLGLHDKPLVVLDPWGIYAPLRELVEGMDEAGFTRPNVFDAISWTTTVDEAFRLLEKSTRHLEPSAEELGEATAG; encoded by the coding sequence GTGTTCATTTGTGTATTCCTCGCATCGAGTCAGAAGATCGACAAGAAGTATCCGGAACTGGCGGAGCAGGTCGGCACCGAGCTCGCCAGGCGCGGGCACGGCCTGGTGAGCGGTGGGGCCAGGGTCTCCTGCATGGGAGCCGTGGCCCGCGCGGCCCGCGCGGGCGGCGCCCGCACCATCGGGGTGATCCCCCAGTCGCTGGTGGACATCGAGCTCGCGGACGAAGAGGCCGACGAGCTGGTGGTCACCACCGACATGCGCGAGCGCAAGGGCGTGATGGACGCCCGCTCCGACGCCTTCCTGGTGCTGCCCGGCGGCATCGGGACGCTGGAGGAGCTGTTCGAGATCTGGACGTCCCGCACGCTGGGCCTGCACGACAAGCCGCTGGTGGTCCTCGACCCCTGGGGGATCTACGCGCCGCTGCGGGAACTGGTCGAGGGCATGGACGAGGCGGGCTTCACCCGCCCGAACGTCTTCGACGCCATCTCCTGGACCACCACGGTCGACGAGGCGTTCCGGCTGCTGGAAAAGTCGACCAGGCACCTGGAGCCGAGCGCGGAGGAACTAGGCGAGGCCACGGCGGGTTAG
- a CDS encoding DNA-3-methyladenine glycosylase I: protein MELVESVELVRCGWATSAPDYVAYHDEEWGRPVIGDDRVFERIALESFQSGLSWITILRKRENFRAAFAGFSIPAVAAFGDEDVARLLGDAGIVRNRAKIEATIANARAALGVGLSDLVWKHADPGAPVPKTLADVPAQTAGSKALAKELKAHGFRFIGPTTAYALMQAIGLVNDHLADCWARGA, encoded by the coding sequence GTGGAGCTCGTGGAATCCGTGGAGCTCGTGCGCTGCGGCTGGGCGACCTCGGCCCCCGACTACGTCGCCTACCACGACGAGGAGTGGGGCCGTCCGGTCATCGGTGACGACCGGGTGTTCGAGCGGATCGCGCTGGAGTCGTTCCAGTCCGGCCTGTCGTGGATCACCATCCTGCGCAAGCGGGAGAACTTCCGCGCTGCCTTCGCGGGGTTCTCCATCCCGGCCGTGGCCGCGTTCGGCGACGAGGACGTCGCCCGCCTGCTCGGCGACGCGGGCATCGTCCGCAACCGGGCCAAGATCGAGGCGACGATCGCCAACGCACGGGCCGCGCTCGGCGTCGGTCTGTCCGACCTCGTCTGGAAGCACGCGGACCCCGGCGCGCCCGTCCCGAAGACCCTGGCGGACGTGCCCGCCCAGACCGCCGGTTCCAAAGCCCTGGCCAAGGAACTCAAGGCGCATGGCTTCCGTTTCATCGGCCCGACCACCGCCTACGCGCTGATGCAGGCCATCGGCCTGGTCAACGATCACCTGGCCGACTGCTGGGCACGCGGGGCCTGA
- a CDS encoding enoyl-CoA hydratase-related protein: MNDVLYSVDDAVATIVLNRPEAMNSLTVRAKTALLEALTSAAQASSVRAVLLTGSGRAFCAGQDLTEHAANLEAGRGLDETVRAHYNPIVRTITEMGKPVVAAVNGAAAGAGASLAFACDLRIASERARFAMAFSGIALAPDSGASWTLQRLVGTARAAELLLLGEPFGADRALELGIVSQVVPADELDTAARALAVRLARGPTSAYAATKRALRFAATSSLAEALELEADLQDACAKTGDHLNATRAFLAKERPVFEGR, encoded by the coding sequence TTGAACGACGTCCTCTACTCCGTCGACGATGCCGTCGCCACCATCGTCCTCAACCGGCCGGAGGCGATGAACTCGCTGACGGTCCGGGCGAAGACCGCCCTGCTGGAGGCGCTGACCTCGGCGGCGCAGGCGTCCTCCGTGCGGGCGGTGCTCCTGACCGGGTCGGGGAGGGCGTTCTGCGCCGGCCAGGACCTGACAGAGCACGCCGCGAACCTGGAGGCGGGCCGGGGGCTGGACGAGACCGTACGCGCGCACTACAACCCGATCGTCCGGACGATCACCGAGATGGGCAAGCCGGTCGTCGCGGCGGTGAACGGCGCCGCCGCGGGCGCGGGCGCCTCCCTGGCCTTCGCGTGCGACCTGCGGATCGCCTCGGAGAGGGCCAGATTCGCGATGGCCTTCTCGGGGATCGCCCTGGCCCCCGACTCGGGCGCCTCCTGGACCCTCCAGCGCCTGGTCGGCACGGCCCGCGCGGCCGAGCTCCTGCTGCTCGGCGAGCCCTTCGGCGCGGATCGCGCCCTCGAACTCGGGATCGTCTCCCAGGTCGTCCCCGCCGACGAGCTGGACACCGCCGCCCGCGCCCTGGCCGTACGGCTGGCGCGGGGTCCCACGAGCGCCTACGCGGCGACCAAGCGCGCCCTGCGGTTCGCCGCGACCAGTTCCCTGGCCGAGGCGCTGGAGCTGGAAGCCGACCTCCAGGACGCCTGCGCCAAGACCGGCGATCATCTGAACGCGACCCGCGCCTTCCTCGCCAAGGAGCGCCCCGTCTTCGAGGGCCGCTGA
- a CDS encoding PaaX family transcriptional regulator, with protein sequence MNARAALFDLYGDHLRSRGGRASVAALVRLLAPLDIAAPAVRTAVSRMVRQGWLAPARLPRGPGYEVTPKCVHRLDEAALRIYRVGTITWNGRWHILVVEPVRERSRRERLRSDLAFIGYAPLSETTWIGPRPSPELDAIFDGEGLAVDRFDAVLDGDPAALVARTWDLDGIGAAYEEWMAQAMDLVGALPDNASGDQVFATRSRLLHGWRNFLFRDPGLPAELLPRGWPGEKARIYFEREAGRLLPAAAAFVDRHLGEA encoded by the coding sequence GTGAACGCCCGCGCCGCTCTCTTCGATCTGTACGGGGACCACCTCAGGTCCCGAGGCGGTCGCGCGTCCGTGGCCGCCCTCGTCCGTCTCCTCGCCCCGCTGGACATCGCGGCCCCCGCCGTGCGCACCGCCGTATCGCGGATGGTGCGGCAGGGCTGGCTCGCGCCCGCCCGGCTGCCCAGGGGCCCCGGCTACGAGGTCACCCCCAAGTGCGTGCACCGCCTCGACGAGGCCGCACTGAGAATTTACCGAGTCGGGACGATCACATGGAACGGCCGGTGGCACATCCTCGTGGTGGAACCCGTGCGCGAGCGCTCCAGGCGGGAGCGCCTGCGCTCCGATCTGGCCTTCATCGGGTACGCGCCCCTGTCGGAGACGACCTGGATCGGGCCACGGCCCTCCCCCGAGCTGGACGCGATCTTCGACGGCGAGGGCCTCGCCGTCGACCGGTTCGACGCGGTGCTCGACGGTGACCCCGCCGCGCTGGTCGCCAGGACCTGGGATCTGGACGGCATCGGGGCCGCCTACGAGGAGTGGATGGCCCAGGCGATGGACCTGGTCGGCGCGCTGCCCGACAACGCGAGCGGCGACCAGGTGTTCGCCACCCGGAGCAGGCTGCTGCACGGCTGGCGCAACTTCCTGTTCCGCGATCCCGGGCTCCCCGCGGAGCTCCTGCCGCGGGGCTGGCCGGGGGAGAAGGCCAGGATCTACTTCGAGCGCGAGGCCGGACGGCTGCTCCCGGCCGCCGCCGCCTTCGTCGACCGCCACCTTGGCGAGGCGTAG
- a CDS encoding DUF3117 domain-containing protein produces MAAMKPRTGDGPLEVVKEGRGIVMRVPLEGGGRLVVELSADEASALGEELKKIVG; encoded by the coding sequence ATGGCGGCTATGAAGCCGAGGACCGGTGATGGTCCGCTGGAGGTCGTCAAGGAAGGCAGGGGGATCGTCATGCGGGTTCCCCTGGAGGGTGGCGGCCGCCTTGTCGTCGAGCTCTCGGCGGACGAGGCAAGCGCCCTCGGTGAGGAACTGAAGAAAATCGTCGGTTGA
- a CDS encoding leucyl aminopeptidase family protein, translating to MPISPHLLLPRVPYARGLSAASPGGAEPATGEGAGTALPGDAELLAVPFAADLAPEIELPVPAAALLAHHKAKGEAGEIVEVPVANGDAVGRVLLYGVGDGSAAALRKAGAAVARRGKGRDAIRIVLPDGPVAAFVEGALLATYTFRAGEAKSSPVTLEFVGDGVEAEVAGAEVIAGAVALARDLTNTPSSVKSPAWLAERAAERGVAVRVWDERELRSGGFGGILAVGQGSVSPPRLIQLSYEPEDATGHVVLVGKGIMYDTGGLSLKPTSNMVFMKTDMAGGAVVIAVLGALAALGVRVRVTGLVAAAENSFSGTAQRPSDVITQYGGRTVEVLNTDAEGRLVLADALAYADAELDPDVMVDIATLTGAIGIALGKDLGGVFASDDELAGELVGAGATSGERLWRMPLIDDYVPALESSVADLTNIEAGSTYGAGSVIAALFLREFTGGRPWAHLDIAGVGRSGADEGILSKGATGYGVRLLLEWLSGLNDGVTKRR from the coding sequence ATGCCCATCTCCCCCCATCTGCTCCTGCCTCGCGTTCCCTACGCGCGGGGGCTGTCCGCCGCGTCCCCCGGGGGTGCGGAGCCCGCCACCGGGGAGGGGGCCGGGACCGCGCTCCCCGGTGACGCCGAGTTGCTGGCCGTCCCCTTCGCGGCGGACCTCGCGCCCGAGATCGAGCTGCCGGTGCCCGCGGCGGCGCTGCTCGCCCACCACAAGGCCAAGGGCGAGGCGGGCGAGATCGTCGAGGTTCCCGTCGCGAACGGCGACGCCGTCGGCCGGGTGCTCCTCTACGGGGTCGGCGACGGCTCGGCGGCCGCCCTGCGCAAGGCGGGCGCGGCGGTGGCGCGGCGCGGCAAGGGCAGGGACGCCATCAGGATCGTGCTCCCGGACGGGCCGGTGGCCGCGTTCGTGGAGGGTGCCCTGCTGGCCACGTACACCTTCAGGGCCGGCGAGGCGAAGTCCTCCCCGGTGACGCTCGAGTTCGTCGGCGACGGGGTCGAGGCGGAGGTCGCCGGGGCCGAGGTGATCGCCGGGGCCGTGGCGCTCGCCAGGGACCTGACCAACACCCCCTCCTCGGTGAAGTCCCCCGCCTGGCTCGCCGAGCGCGCCGCCGAGCGGGGCGTCGCGGTGAGGGTGTGGGACGAGCGGGAGCTGCGGTCCGGCGGCTTCGGCGGCATCCTCGCCGTCGGCCAGGGGTCGGTGAGCCCGCCCCGGCTGATCCAGCTCTCCTACGAGCCCGAGGACGCGACCGGCCACGTGGTCCTGGTCGGCAAGGGCATCATGTACGACACCGGCGGCCTGTCGCTCAAGCCGACGAGCAACATGGTGTTCATGAAGACCGACATGGCCGGCGGAGCCGTCGTCATCGCGGTCCTGGGCGCGCTGGCCGCGCTCGGCGTGCGGGTGCGGGTCACCGGCCTCGTCGCCGCCGCCGAGAACTCCTTCTCCGGCACGGCCCAGCGCCCCTCCGACGTGATCACGCAGTACGGCGGCCGGACGGTGGAGGTGCTCAACACCGACGCCGAGGGCCGTCTGGTCCTGGCCGACGCGCTGGCCTACGCCGACGCGGAGCTGGACCCGGACGTCATGGTCGACATCGCCACGCTGACCGGGGCGATCGGCATCGCCCTGGGCAAGGATCTCGGCGGGGTCTTCGCCTCCGACGACGAGCTGGCCGGCGAGCTGGTCGGAGCGGGGGCGACCAGCGGGGAGCGGCTCTGGCGGATGCCGCTGATCGACGACTACGTTCCCGCGCTCGAATCGTCCGTGGCCGACCTGACCAACATCGAGGCCGGATCGACCTACGGCGCCGGTTCCGTCATCGCGGCGCTGTTCCTGCGCGAGTTCACCGGCGGACGGCCGTGGGCGCACCTGGACATCGCGGGTGTCGGCCGCAGCGGTGCCGACGAGGGCATCCTCAGCAAGGGGGCCACCGGGTACGGCGTGCGCCTGCTGCTCGAATGGCTGTCGGGGCTCAACGACGGGGTGACCAAGAGACGGTGA
- a CDS encoding O-methyltransferase: protein MAETPTSPLEATLAYADEFHREDDILRAARMRGAEVGAPPILPGGGAALCFLATAINARAVVEIGTGCGVSGLWLLRGMRQDGTLTSVDVEPEHQRLARQSFAQAGFSGGRIRLITGRALDVLPRLSDGGYDLVFCDGAMHEYADYLDESVRLLRVGGIVVFDNALWGNRVADPVQRDPDTVAIRELGKLVRSDERLRPLMMPLGDGILAAVKLAD from the coding sequence ATGGCAGAGACGCCGACAAGTCCGTTGGAGGCCACTCTGGCCTATGCCGACGAGTTCCACCGGGAGGACGACATCCTGCGGGCCGCGCGCATGCGCGGCGCGGAGGTGGGGGCGCCCCCGATCCTGCCCGGCGGCGGCGCCGCTCTCTGCTTCCTCGCCACCGCCATCAACGCCCGCGCCGTCGTGGAGATCGGCACCGGCTGCGGCGTGTCGGGGCTGTGGCTGCTCCGCGGCATGCGCCAGGACGGCACGCTCACCAGCGTGGACGTGGAACCCGAGCACCAGCGGCTGGCCAGGCAGAGCTTCGCCCAGGCCGGATTCTCCGGCGGCCGGATCCGCCTGATCACCGGCCGTGCCCTCGACGTGCTCCCCCGCCTCTCCGACGGCGGCTACGACCTGGTCTTCTGTGACGGCGCCATGCACGAGTACGCCGACTACCTGGACGAGTCCGTCCGGCTGCTGCGGGTCGGCGGCATCGTCGTCTTCGACAACGCCCTCTGGGGCAACAGGGTGGCCGACCCCGTGCAGCGGGACCCCGACACGGTCGCCATCAGGGAGCTGGGCAAGCTGGTCCGCTCCGACGAGCGGCTCCGCCCGCTGATGATGCCCCTGGGGGACGGCATCCTGGCGGCCGTCAAGCTCGCCGACTGA
- the sigE gene encoding RNA polymerase sigma factor SigE yields MAIAVVPERGVLVEESDHQAEAPVSDWTPPTWEEVVRTHSARVYRLAYRLTGNVHDAEDLTQEVFVRVFRSLSNYTPGTFEGWLHRITTNLFLDMARRKQRIRFEGLADDAAERLRGREPSPAQVYDDTHLEPDIQAALDALAPEFRAAVVLCDIEGLSYEEIAATLGVKLGTVRSRIHRGRAQLREALEHRAPRNDQFPPSVTHGEEFA; encoded by the coding sequence ATGGCGATAGCGGTGGTCCCGGAGAGAGGAGTGCTGGTGGAGGAGTCCGACCACCAGGCCGAAGCTCCCGTGTCTGATTGGACACCTCCCACATGGGAGGAGGTGGTCCGGACGCACTCGGCGCGCGTCTACCGGCTGGCCTATCGGCTGACCGGGAACGTGCACGATGCGGAGGATCTCACACAGGAGGTCTTCGTCCGGGTCTTCAGGTCGTTGTCGAACTACACGCCAGGCACTTTCGAGGGCTGGCTGCACCGCATCACCACCAACCTGTTCCTCGACATGGCGCGGCGCAAGCAGCGCATCAGGTTCGAGGGGCTCGCCGACGACGCCGCCGAGCGGCTGCGCGGGCGCGAGCCTTCTCCCGCACAGGTGTACGACGACACCCATCTGGAGCCCGACATCCAGGCGGCACTCGACGCGCTCGCGCCCGAGTTCCGCGCGGCCGTCGTTCTGTGTGACATCGAGGGGCTGTCCTACGAGGAGATCGCGGCGACGCTGGGCGTGAAGCTCGGCACCGTCCGCAGCCGGATCCACCGTGGGCGGGCGCAGCTGCGTGAGGCGCTGGAGCATCGCGCGCCGCGGAACGACCAATTCCCCCCGAGCGTTACTCACGGGGAGGAATTCGCATGA
- a CDS encoding anti-sigma factor family protein gives MSHLGERVSALVDGELNHHERDRALSHLTFCATCRAEVDAMRALKSRLRSLDGPAMPTDLTMSLLRMAEPGGPLPPRERPFPASRTFGGAPIPSMHSIAPPDNRPRGRAGGPRRARRAGYVAVGVASAAVAIGTLFVVGGADPNPRVVPPVDMFANQHRNTAPYGGSATPTLSPSP, from the coding sequence ATGAGTCACCTTGGAGAACGCGTTTCCGCGCTGGTCGACGGTGAGCTGAATCACCACGAGCGCGACCGTGCCCTGTCTCACCTCACCTTCTGCGCCACCTGCAGGGCCGAGGTCGACGCCATGCGGGCGCTGAAGAGCCGGTTGCGGTCCCTCGACGGTCCGGCGATGCCGACCGACCTGACGATGTCCCTGCTCCGCATGGCGGAGCCCGGCGGCCCGTTGCCGCCGCGTGAGCGCCCCTTTCCGGCCTCACGCACCTTCGGTGGCGCGCCCATTCCGAGCATGCACAGCATCGCTCCCCCCGACAACCGGCCCCGAGGCCGTGCCGGAGGGCCTCGCCGAGCGCGGCGGGCGGGCTATGTCGCGGTGGGCGTCGCCTCGGCGGCCGTGGCGATCGGGACCCTGTTCGTGGTAGGCGGGGCCGACCCCAATCCGCGTGTCGTGCCGCCGGTCGACATGTTCGCCAACCAGCACAGGAACACCGCGCCCTATGGCGGGTCGGCGACGCCGACCCTCTCCCCCTCTCCGTGA
- a CDS encoding sigma-E factor regulatory protein RseB domain-containing protein translates to MIRLPATVFLAAVMLLGLVAGGTAHAVRSPHVVPPDDVESEDSGLHLLREAAVAGRSRGYSGTQYVTSWGASGAASAVLEVRNVPGKGLTVRAAPSGASGPSGSVRNASGSVRNADPGTPAGGMSSPSEAMLEVLARNYRVVAAGEGFACGRPARLVNVLRPDGTAAARYWLDEAGGPVLRRELMDAEGRVVSAGAFVDLTLDPVARSAAPALAAGGLDLAELPRLAAGGWSFPRALPGRLELFAAHNTPPGYLYLGYSDGLSVVSVFIQSGMLDEERLQGWHAERRKGHTIWVRDPAGQETIWASGGHVYTVFADAPADMVDTAVAALPHEPVPDLWTRLGRGASRLLSWVNPFG, encoded by the coding sequence GTGATCCGGCTGCCCGCCACGGTCTTCCTGGCCGCTGTCATGCTGCTGGGGCTGGTGGCGGGCGGCACGGCACACGCCGTCCGGTCCCCGCACGTCGTGCCGCCGGACGACGTCGAGAGCGAGGACAGCGGTCTGCACCTGCTCCGCGAGGCGGCGGTCGCCGGCCGGTCCCGCGGATACTCCGGCACCCAGTACGTCACCTCCTGGGGCGCCTCCGGCGCCGCCTCCGCGGTGCTGGAGGTGCGCAACGTCCCGGGAAAGGGACTGACGGTGCGCGCCGCGCCCTCGGGGGCCTCGGGGCCCTCCGGCTCAGTACGGAACGCCTCGGGCTCGGTACGGAACGCCGACCCCGGCACCCCCGCCGGGGGCATGTCCAGCCCGTCCGAGGCGATGCTCGAGGTCCTGGCCCGCAACTACCGGGTCGTGGCCGCGGGGGAGGGCTTCGCCTGCGGGCGCCCGGCCCGCCTCGTGAACGTCCTGCGGCCCGACGGCACGGCCGCCGCCCGCTACTGGCTCGACGAGGCCGGCGGTCCGGTGCTGCGCCGCGAGCTCATGGACGCCGAGGGCCGGGTCGTCAGCGCCGGGGCCTTCGTCGATCTGACCCTCGATCCGGTGGCGAGGAGCGCGGCGCCCGCGCTGGCCGCCGGTGGTCTTGACCTGGCCGAACTGCCCCGCCTGGCGGCCGGTGGCTGGAGTTTCCCCCGGGCACTGCCGGGACGCCTGGAGCTGTTCGCCGCGCACAACACCCCTCCTGGATACTTGTATCTGGGGTACTCAGATGGATTGTCAGTCGTGTCGGTTTTTATCCAGTCTGGGATGCTTGATGAGGAACGTCTCCAAGGTTGGCATGCGGAGCGGCGTAAGGGGCATACGATCTGGGTTCGAGACCCAGCTGGGCAGGAGACGATCTGGGCGAGTGGGGGTCATGTCTACACCGTCTTTGCCGACGCGCCGGCCGACATGGTCGACACCGCTGTCGCGGCGTTGCCGCACGAGCCCGTTCCCGATCTCTGGACGCGGCTCGGCCGCGGTGCGAGCCGTCTGCTCTCCTGGGTCAATCCCTTCGGATAA